In Armatimonas rosea, a single genomic region encodes these proteins:
- a CDS encoding DUF512 domain-containing protein, translating to MALTLPVATHERLEHLERPTLPRNAIEALDAGSIAQEAGLQLGDVVLSVNGHPLTDVVDWRFYSAAEEVTLAVKRGDDLLTFSLEKGFDEPLGITFAEDLFDRMHICKNKCVFCFLYQQPKGLRPSLYVKDDDFRLSFLHSNYVTLTNLKPGELDRICEQRLSPLYVSVHATDPEARGKILGRRGPEPILPILERLVEARIQIHAQVVLVPHYNDGEIFFQTITDLANLHPKKRGAFGGIISVAVVPIGITQFRERLAPVDTWNGEQKAWWVHELEPLRNWYLKELGTRFVYLSDEFYLGGGLPIPSRSQYEGFPQLEDGIGLVRLFLDECEKLKRDLPKRAPRPRKVTFATGEIAGPLLTQLAEIFNKVEGLEINVCAIHNKFFEGNINIAGLIVGRDLVDALKAFPELGDEVLIPNVMLRDGTEVFLDEMTLEQVNTEVGRPVVAIDRTPAAAARYLLDG from the coding sequence ATGGCCCTAACCCTTCCCGTCGCGACCCACGAGCGTCTTGAGCACCTGGAGCGCCCGACCCTTCCCCGCAATGCCATCGAGGCGCTCGACGCCGGCAGTATCGCCCAGGAGGCAGGCTTGCAGCTCGGGGATGTCGTGCTCTCGGTCAATGGGCACCCGCTCACCGATGTCGTGGACTGGCGCTTCTACTCCGCCGCCGAGGAGGTCACGCTCGCGGTGAAGCGCGGCGACGACCTACTGACATTCTCGCTCGAAAAGGGCTTCGACGAGCCGCTGGGAATTACGTTTGCGGAAGATCTCTTTGACCGGATGCACATCTGCAAGAACAAGTGTGTCTTCTGCTTCCTCTACCAGCAGCCCAAGGGCCTGCGCCCCAGCCTCTACGTCAAGGACGACGACTTCCGGCTCTCGTTTCTCCACAGCAACTATGTCACGCTGACCAACCTCAAGCCGGGCGAGCTGGACCGTATCTGTGAGCAGCGCCTCTCGCCCTTGTATGTCTCGGTCCACGCCACCGACCCCGAGGCGCGCGGCAAGATCCTGGGCCGCCGTGGCCCGGAGCCGATCCTGCCGATCTTGGAGCGCTTGGTCGAGGCCCGGATTCAGATCCATGCACAAGTCGTGCTGGTGCCGCACTACAACGACGGTGAGATATTCTTCCAGACCATCACCGACCTGGCCAATCTCCACCCCAAGAAGCGCGGCGCGTTTGGGGGGATTATCTCCGTGGCCGTGGTCCCGATTGGTATCACCCAGTTCCGCGAGCGCCTCGCGCCGGTCGATACCTGGAACGGCGAGCAGAAAGCCTGGTGGGTGCACGAGCTGGAGCCGCTCCGCAACTGGTACCTCAAGGAGCTGGGCACCCGCTTTGTCTACCTCTCCGACGAGTTCTACCTCGGCGGCGGCCTCCCGATTCCGTCGCGCTCCCAGTACGAGGGCTTCCCGCAGCTCGAAGATGGTATCGGCCTCGTGCGTTTGTTCTTAGACGAGTGTGAAAAACTCAAGCGGGACCTGCCCAAGCGCGCCCCGCGCCCTCGAAAAGTCACCTTCGCCACGGGAGAGATCGCCGGGCCGCTTTTAACGCAGCTCGCCGAGATCTTCAATAAGGTCGAGGGGCTAGAAATAAATGTCTGCGCGATCCACAACAAGTTCTTCGAGGGCAATATCAATATCGCGGGCCTGATTGTCGGGCGGGACTTGGTCGATGCGCTCAAGGCCTTCCCCGAGCTCGGCGACGAAGTCCTCATCCCCAATGTCATGCTCCGCGACGGCACCGAGGTCTTCCTGGACGAGATGACCTTAGAGCAAGTGAACACAGAGGTCGGACGCCCCGTGGTCGCCATCGACCGCACCCCCGCCGCCGCCGCCCGGTACTTACTGGACGGCTAA
- the ndk gene encoding nucleoside-diphosphate kinase, with translation MERTYIMVKPDGVQRRLVGEIIRRFENRGLKLVGLKQLVPSRATAEAHYAVHAERPFFGELVDFVTSGPVVAMVWEGPDAIQLCRNMIGATKPVNATSGTIRGDYTCDMMLNLIHGSDAPETAADEIALWFKPEELL, from the coding sequence ATGGAACGAACCTACATCATGGTCAAGCCCGATGGCGTCCAGCGCCGTCTGGTCGGAGAGATCATTCGCCGTTTTGAGAACCGTGGCCTCAAGCTGGTCGGGCTCAAGCAGCTTGTCCCCAGCCGCGCCACCGCCGAGGCCCACTACGCCGTCCACGCCGAGCGCCCTTTCTTTGGTGAGCTGGTCGACTTTGTCACCAGCGGCCCCGTGGTCGCCATGGTCTGGGAAGGCCCCGATGCGATCCAGCTCTGCCGCAACATGATCGGTGCCACCAAGCCCGTCAATGCCACGTCGGGGACCATCCGTGGGGACTACACCTGCGACATGATGCTCAACCTGATCCACGGCTCCGATGCGCCCGAGACCGCGGCCGACGAGATCGCGCTCTGGTTCAAGCCGGAGGAGCTTCTCTAG
- the queA gene encoding tRNA preQ1(34) S-adenosylmethionine ribosyltransferase-isomerase QueA: MQLSDFDYALPDERIAQTPLEPRDSSRLLCVDRVSGARSHRIFRELPELLHPSDLLVLNETRVSALRLFGERPGTGGQIEVFLLRPAIEHGEAVFEALVRPGRKLLPGQRVAFPEVALEAEALATLESGGRLLRFVGDDILGKLDAIGRVPLPPYITAPLENKERYQTVYATTPGSAAAPTAGLHFTPELLARIEAKGVGIARLRLDVGIGTFRPIKTENIAEHVMHTETYAIPDATAAAVNGCTGRVIAVGTTALRALESAGQLALQQGTGQRVVATESETGIFITPGYTFRAIDGLITNFHQPRSTLLLLVAAFMGYESMRRTYEEALEKQYRFLSFGDALFAV; encoded by the coding sequence GTGCAGCTCTCGGACTTTGACTACGCGCTCCCCGACGAGCGCATTGCCCAGACCCCTTTGGAGCCGCGAGATTCCTCGCGGCTCCTTTGTGTCGATCGGGTGAGCGGCGCTCGCTCGCACCGGATCTTTCGTGAGCTCCCGGAGCTTCTCCATCCCAGCGACCTCTTAGTGCTCAACGAGACCCGTGTCTCCGCGCTGCGGCTCTTTGGGGAGCGACCCGGCACAGGCGGGCAGATCGAGGTCTTTCTCCTGCGTCCCGCGATCGAGCACGGCGAGGCGGTCTTTGAGGCGCTGGTACGGCCCGGTAGGAAGCTCCTCCCCGGTCAGCGCGTCGCCTTCCCCGAGGTGGCGCTGGAGGCGGAGGCCCTGGCGACCCTGGAGAGTGGGGGACGGCTCCTGCGCTTTGTGGGCGACGATATCCTGGGGAAACTCGATGCGATTGGGCGTGTGCCCCTGCCGCCCTACATCACCGCGCCACTGGAGAATAAAGAGCGCTACCAGACCGTCTACGCCACGACCCCGGGCTCGGCGGCGGCCCCAACCGCGGGGCTCCACTTCACGCCTGAGCTGCTTGCTAGGATCGAGGCCAAGGGGGTGGGGATCGCCCGGCTCCGGCTCGATGTGGGGATCGGCACGTTCCGCCCCATCAAGACCGAGAACATCGCCGAGCACGTCATGCACACCGAGACCTACGCGATCCCCGACGCGACGGCGGCGGCGGTCAATGGCTGCACCGGGCGTGTGATCGCCGTGGGAACGACCGCGCTTCGGGCACTGGAGTCGGCGGGGCAGCTCGCGCTCCAGCAGGGCACGGGCCAGCGCGTGGTCGCCACCGAGAGTGAGACCGGAATCTTTATCACGCCGGGCTACACCTTCCGTGCGATCGATGGCTTGATCACCAATTTTCATCAGCCGCGCTCTACCTTGCTCCTACTGGTCGCGGCGTTCATGGGCTACGAGAGTATGCGAAGGACGTATGAAGAGGCCCTCGAAAAGCAGTACCGTTTTTTAAGCTTTGGGGATGCACTCTTCGCGGTATAA
- a CDS encoding helix-turn-helix domain-containing protein gives MPGLDEFYRYIERREKEAEDAVSQERAPVPPPGTIENVRYVVRGGITIAVPIDEPDPPLLIAEQATAVALADPLQPALPLDVPTAREAGVPRTMVRPAFKIPGPKQATEQLLIPPLPPQIPSTDAEGAQLWEGLPRHVQILASMAPETIPPSRTFEETREQLIVRLLDPILTLEETAKLLDVCPATVRRYANRGHLTHHRTLGQQRRFKLSDVMAFLDKRAAKQRRL, from the coding sequence ATGCCAGGCCTCGACGAATTTTACCGCTACATTGAACGCAGAGAGAAAGAAGCGGAAGACGCTGTCTCTCAAGAGCGAGCCCCCGTCCCACCCCCTGGGACCATAGAGAATGTCCGCTACGTTGTCCGAGGGGGGATCACGATTGCCGTCCCTATCGACGAGCCCGATCCACCACTCCTGATTGCCGAGCAGGCAACCGCGGTGGCGCTCGCCGACCCGCTCCAACCCGCACTCCCGCTCGACGTTCCCACGGCGCGTGAGGCAGGCGTGCCGCGGACGATGGTCCGGCCCGCCTTTAAGATTCCCGGCCCCAAGCAAGCCACCGAGCAGCTGCTCATCCCGCCCCTGCCGCCGCAGATCCCCAGCACCGATGCCGAGGGCGCCCAGCTCTGGGAGGGCCTACCGCGCCACGTCCAGATTCTCGCATCGATGGCCCCCGAGACCATCCCGCCGTCGCGGACCTTTGAGGAGACCCGTGAGCAGCTGATCGTCCGCCTGCTCGACCCCATTCTCACCCTGGAGGAGACTGCCAAGCTCCTGGATGTCTGTCCGGCGACCGTGCGGCGCTACGCCAACCGTGGGCACCTGACCCACCACCGGACACTTGGGCAGCAGCGGCGCTTCAAGCTCTCCGATGTCATGGCGTTTTTGGACAAGCGTGCCGCCAAGCAGCGCCGCCTCTAG
- a CDS encoding DUF192 domain-containing protein, translating into MPPSSAASSLRTESGRVLATDARWLAHFWERGRGWLARKPDPNLALGVPLTEGERLHSIGMRFSLDIAYCDSEGSVLAVCTLAPARVAPPVPRAVVAWELLAGQLAGLSLGERLRCD; encoded by the coding sequence GTGCCGCCAAGCAGCGCCGCCTCTAGCCTCCGCACCGAGTCGGGGCGTGTGCTGGCCACCGATGCCCGCTGGCTGGCACACTTCTGGGAGCGCGGTCGTGGCTGGCTCGCCCGCAAGCCCGACCCAAACCTCGCACTGGGAGTCCCCCTCACCGAGGGGGAGCGCCTCCACTCGATTGGGATGCGCTTCTCCCTTGACATTGCCTACTGCGACTCCGAGGGCAGTGTTCTCGCTGTCTGCACCCTGGCCCCCGCTCGGGTCGCTCCGCCTGTCCCCCGCGCCGTGGTCGCCTGGGAGCTCCTCGCGGGGCAGCTTGCGGGGCTCTCGCTGGGGGAGCGGCTCCGATGCGACTGA
- a CDS encoding 4Fe-4S dicluster domain-containing protein: MQTNPFYVIAEPCVGVKDKSCVAVCPMDCIQGDDDSPQLYINPDECIHCGLCEPECPVEAIFSIDTLPEKWRTSVARNAAFFHVTG; this comes from the coding sequence ATGCAAACCAACCCATTCTATGTCATCGCCGAGCCCTGTGTCGGTGTGAAAGATAAGTCCTGTGTCGCGGTCTGCCCGATGGACTGCATCCAGGGCGACGACGACTCCCCGCAGCTCTACATCAACCCCGATGAGTGTATCCACTGCGGCCTCTGTGAGCCCGAGTGCCCGGTCGAGGCGATCTTTTCCATCGACACGCTCCCCGAGAAGTGGCGCACGTCCGTGGCGCGAAACGCGGCGTTCTTTCACGTGACGGGTTAG
- a CDS encoding Crp/Fnr family transcriptional regulator, with translation MTRDEALRRVVFLKDAPEAAVAALRQAGVVLTLTEGEVLFLETEPSRGLLVVLEGALKESKTDTRGRELILAIHKPGASVAELPLFDGGNHPTQAIALEAPTRIFCVARPAFEAVLERHPSLAHSALRALAIQQRKLLEMLKAQALHTVRSRLAAYLLAQDTPSFTLPETNESIAAQVGTVREVISRTLHQLADLGYLTLDGRTVTVLSRAALEKIAAGE, from the coding sequence ATGACCCGAGACGAGGCGCTACGGCGTGTGGTTTTCCTCAAAGACGCCCCCGAGGCCGCGGTGGCCGCACTGCGCCAAGCCGGCGTGGTCCTGACCCTCACCGAAGGCGAGGTGTTGTTTTTGGAGACGGAGCCCTCGCGCGGGCTGCTGGTAGTGCTCGAAGGGGCGCTCAAGGAGAGCAAGACCGACACGCGGGGTAGAGAGCTGATCCTCGCCATTCACAAGCCCGGCGCGAGTGTCGCGGAGCTGCCGCTCTTCGACGGCGGCAACCACCCCACGCAAGCCATCGCGCTGGAGGCTCCCACGCGCATCTTCTGTGTCGCCCGCCCCGCGTTTGAGGCGGTCTTGGAGCGCCACCCGAGCCTGGCACACAGCGCGCTCCGGGCGCTGGCGATCCAGCAGCGCAAGCTCTTGGAGATGCTCAAGGCCCAGGCGCTCCACACCGTCCGCTCCCGGCTGGCGGCCTACCTCCTCGCCCAAGACACCCCGAGCTTCACCCTCCCTGAGACCAACGAGAGCATCGCCGCGCAGGTCGGGACCGTGCGCGAGGTCATCTCCCGCACCCTCCACCAGCTCGCTGATCTGGGGTATCTCACACTTGACGGCCGCACGGTGACGGTTCTCAGCCGTGCGGCGCTGGAAAAAATCGCCGCGGGGGAGTGA
- a CDS encoding suppressor of fused domain protein, with the protein MDLETYKKTYSSESPVGWDAITSHLKTLYPTQEPMHWGTIVSWNLGGPDPLDGISAYQADDPGGSHFHYVTYGLSNLYYDEEAVGGEYSAFGFELTFRLRPFAKDGKEPPTWVCDLFQNLARYVFETQRVFDDFHWIPANGPIRLDTKTEIVGLAFLTDPALGVIETPHGKVQFLQMVGLTQSELDAIKGKKKTVAEVLDALTAQSPLLITDLTRSSKKKA; encoded by the coding sequence GTGGACCTCGAGACCTATAAAAAAACCTACTCCTCCGAGTCGCCCGTGGGCTGGGACGCTATCACGTCGCACCTCAAGACGCTCTACCCGACCCAGGAGCCGATGCACTGGGGGACGATTGTGAGCTGGAACCTGGGCGGCCCCGATCCCCTCGATGGCATCAGCGCCTACCAGGCCGACGATCCCGGCGGCAGTCACTTCCACTATGTCACCTACGGCCTCTCGAACCTCTACTACGACGAAGAGGCGGTGGGCGGGGAGTACAGCGCGTTTGGGTTTGAGCTCACCTTTCGCCTGCGCCCCTTCGCAAAAGATGGTAAGGAGCCGCCCACGTGGGTCTGTGATCTCTTCCAGAACCTGGCGCGCTATGTCTTTGAGACGCAGCGTGTCTTCGATGACTTCCACTGGATTCCTGCCAATGGCCCCATCCGCCTCGACACCAAGACCGAGATTGTCGGCCTGGCCTTCCTCACTGACCCGGCGCTGGGCGTGATCGAGACGCCCCACGGGAAGGTCCAGTTTCTCCAGATGGTGGGGCTCACCCAGAGCGAGCTTGATGCTATCAAGGGCAAGAAAAAGACCGTCGCCGAGGTCCTAGACGCCCTCACCGCGCAGTCCCCCCTCCTCATCACCGACCTGACCCGCTCCAGCAAGAAAAAGGCATAG
- a CDS encoding RNA polymerase sigma factor yields the protein MDALSTLSDFEAFVRAHQARALRIGVRLAFGDAAAAQDAVQEAFLRLWRCREQLEASNLEAYLYRTVLSCARDANRRLRPTVPLDEKLALSPRHESPDTGLMVRDALAQLPDDQREVVILSHYEGWTQAEIAELLQIPPGTVASRLHHALRKLRVLLTDAEDQTHA from the coding sequence ATGGACGCCCTCAGCACCCTCTCCGACTTCGAAGCCTTTGTCCGAGCGCACCAAGCTCGGGCGCTGCGAATCGGTGTACGCCTCGCGTTTGGCGATGCAGCGGCGGCGCAAGATGCGGTCCAAGAGGCGTTTCTGCGGCTCTGGCGCTGCCGCGAGCAGCTGGAGGCAAGCAACCTGGAGGCGTATCTCTACCGCACGGTGCTCTCCTGTGCCCGCGATGCCAACCGCCGTCTGCGCCCCACCGTCCCGCTCGACGAAAAGCTCGCGCTGAGCCCACGGCATGAGTCGCCCGACACGGGGCTGATGGTCCGCGATGCCCTGGCGCAGCTCCCCGATGACCAGCGCGAGGTGGTGATTCTCTCGCACTACGAAGGCTGGACCCAGGCCGAGATCGCCGAGCTGCTACAAATCCCGCCTGGAACCGTTGCCAGCCGCCTGCACCATGCCCTCCGAAAGCTCCGCGTCCTCCTGACCGACGCCGAGGACCAAACCCATGCGTAA
- a CDS encoding sigma-70 family RNA polymerase sigma factor codes for MRKLKQRTDQALQEATDLGELVALLDTWQPEAPETDLWPQIAAGLSKGASGIKLPPQVAELIDRLMRSAMEAGVEPHARLETAGGGDRDRLPPQPPTALGTSSGDEFDPVKRIQELHERNLERQEQRTHQQDEDFDPLKELSFTAFVADRGGANSVALLTPRQERWLARCVESGGEQAEKARGVLVNANLRLVTSIATKYQNRGIALEDLIQEGTLGLIHAVEKYDWRRGFRFSTYATHWIRQALGRAVAGQGRTIRLPESAVAHLEQIRHAREAFTATHGRPPTPIELAEAAHLPQERVELLLEAEAPEPTHLGDLLPAEDATSPSSRIFRRALRDEINKALEHLSEREKEVLSLRYGLSEDQEQLMTLEQVGKQLQLTREQARQVEAGALQKLRRSELGGRLRDPELAAILEDSSTETSSEQQRRLVNLMTPEQELELVRCMHAGGESAEQARQSLFAFGLQCVVSLAERYAGEEVTRDELISEGVKILPEPLANYDPNRGLRFGTYVLFWLRHTMLRLVRDRVRGAHRLPIEPDFFTDATRNPLADPTRQALREKIGRSGDQLHPREIEILALRFGLLSDESVPMSYEQVVMVMRLSAERVHQIEEQALAKLSAPEPKEQSGESKVLSELSGTLSEVVGELAGLRREVIRLREEVTALRRERSGGGYPTLMPYARADDKPLPLG; via the coding sequence ATGCGTAAGCTCAAACAACGCACTGACCAAGCGCTCCAAGAAGCCACCGACCTCGGTGAGCTCGTCGCGCTCCTCGATACCTGGCAGCCCGAAGCCCCCGAAACCGATCTCTGGCCGCAGATTGCGGCAGGTCTGAGCAAGGGAGCCAGTGGGATCAAACTCCCTCCCCAAGTCGCGGAGTTAATAGACCGCCTAATGCGGAGTGCCATGGAGGCTGGTGTGGAGCCACACGCACGACTCGAAACAGCAGGGGGCGGGGATCGGGATCGTCTGCCTCCACAACCACCGACTGCGCTGGGAACGAGTAGCGGGGACGAATTCGATCCCGTGAAACGCATTCAGGAGCTACACGAGCGCAATCTTGAGAGACAGGAGCAACGCACCCATCAGCAAGATGAGGACTTTGATCCCCTGAAGGAGCTCTCTTTCACGGCATTTGTCGCGGATCGTGGGGGGGCAAATAGTGTGGCACTCTTAACGCCGCGCCAGGAGCGCTGGCTCGCTCGCTGCGTTGAGAGTGGGGGTGAGCAAGCAGAGAAGGCGCGCGGGGTTCTCGTAAACGCCAACCTGCGCTTGGTGACGAGTATCGCCACGAAGTATCAGAACCGTGGGATCGCTCTGGAGGACCTGATTCAGGAAGGCACTCTGGGGCTAATCCATGCGGTCGAAAAATACGACTGGCGCCGTGGGTTTCGCTTCTCCACCTACGCCACCCACTGGATTCGTCAGGCACTGGGCCGTGCGGTTGCTGGGCAGGGGCGGACCATTCGGTTGCCTGAAAGTGCCGTGGCCCACCTAGAGCAGATTCGTCATGCGCGGGAGGCATTTACGGCGACTCACGGACGGCCACCAACTCCCATCGAGCTTGCGGAAGCGGCGCACCTGCCTCAGGAGCGCGTCGAGCTTCTTCTGGAGGCCGAGGCACCTGAGCCGACGCACTTGGGCGATCTGCTCCCCGCAGAAGACGCCACCAGCCCGTCGTCACGTATCTTCCGCCGCGCCCTCCGCGACGAGATCAACAAGGCTTTGGAGCACCTCAGCGAGCGAGAAAAGGAGGTTCTCTCGCTACGGTATGGCCTCTCGGAAGACCAAGAGCAGCTCATGACGCTGGAGCAGGTTGGTAAGCAGCTGCAGCTCACCCGAGAGCAGGCGCGGCAGGTTGAGGCGGGGGCACTCCAGAAGCTACGACGAAGTGAGCTTGGTGGGCGATTGCGCGATCCAGAACTAGCAGCAATTTTGGAAGATTCATCCACGGAAACGTCATCTGAGCAGCAGCGCAGACTCGTGAATTTAATGACGCCTGAACAAGAATTAGAGCTGGTTCGTTGCATGCATGCTGGAGGAGAATCTGCGGAACAGGCTAGACAATCTTTATTTGCGTTTGGTCTACAGTGTGTCGTGAGCCTCGCGGAAAGGTATGCAGGCGAAGAGGTGACACGGGACGAGTTAATCTCGGAAGGAGTGAAGATTCTTCCTGAGCCACTCGCGAACTACGACCCTAATCGTGGGTTGCGTTTTGGCACTTACGTCCTATTTTGGCTACGCCATACCATGCTACGTTTGGTTCGTGACCGTGTTCGAGGTGCTCACAGGCTTCCGATAGAGCCAGACTTTTTCACGGACGCGACTCGCAATCCTCTTGCAGATCCTACTCGTCAGGCACTGCGGGAAAAGATCGGTCGTTCTGGGGATCAGCTTCATCCGCGCGAAATAGAGATTCTTGCGCTCCGATTTGGGCTTCTCTCCGATGAGTCGGTCCCTATGTCCTACGAGCAAGTTGTCATGGTGATGCGACTGTCTGCTGAGCGCGTTCATCAGATTGAGGAGCAGGCACTGGCTAAGCTGAGCGCCCCAGAGCCTAAAGAGCAGAGTGGCGAGAGCAAGGTGCTGTCCGAACTGTCGGGGACGCTCTCCGAGGTCGTGGGCGAGCTGGCGGGGCTTCGTCGGGAAGTGATCCGGCTTCGGGAGGAAGTGACGGCGCTGCGGCGGGAGCGCTCAGGCGGGGGCTACCCGACCCTCATGCCCTACGCCCGCGCCGACGACAAGCCGCTGCCGCTGGGGTGA
- a CDS encoding type IV pilus twitching motility protein PilT: protein MKLTDLLEKMESGISDLHLVVGEPPIFRNGGRLARTEAEPLAAEALATMLVGVLPERLQGRFVLDHQSVLTSVVHAGRRFRLSASWERGQPCAVLRAIPTRVPRLSELRIAEGPLGVLQRMAASTRGLIVVSGAAGSGKTTLMASLVEEINATRSERIYTLVESIDYEFTNQESFVTQQELGNDFHDFPQALRDLLYADPDVVMLGALTSLESIALALNLAETGHLVFVQVGQSSAVDALKRLVHAFPESNRAEVQRQLSNNLVGVVAQQLLPAMGGGRVPALELLLGVPAVRGKLRQGDFDLQAIIEESTGIGMQTMAQALNALVASGTITDEMAQSRMPVF, encoded by the coding sequence ATGAAACTAACAGACTTACTGGAGAAAATGGAGTCGGGGATCTCGGATCTGCACCTGGTCGTGGGGGAGCCGCCGATCTTTCGCAACGGGGGCAGGCTCGCACGAACGGAGGCCGAGCCTCTGGCCGCGGAGGCACTGGCCACGATGCTTGTCGGGGTGCTCCCCGAGCGGCTTCAGGGCCGCTTTGTTCTGGACCACCAGAGCGTGCTGACATCGGTCGTGCACGCCGGGCGTCGCTTTCGCCTCAGCGCGTCGTGGGAGCGCGGCCAGCCCTGCGCGGTGCTGCGGGCGATTCCCACTCGTGTCCCCCGGCTGAGCGAGCTCCGAATCGCCGAGGGGCCGCTTGGAGTGTTGCAGAGAATGGCAGCGAGCACGCGCGGCCTGATTGTTGTCAGCGGCGCGGCGGGCTCGGGCAAGACGACCCTGATGGCCTCGCTGGTGGAGGAGATCAACGCGACCCGCTCGGAGCGCATCTACACGCTGGTGGAGAGCATCGACTACGAGTTCACCAACCAGGAGAGCTTCGTGACCCAGCAAGAGCTCGGCAACGACTTCCACGACTTTCCCCAGGCCCTGCGGGACCTGCTCTACGCCGACCCCGATGTCGTGATGCTGGGTGCCCTCACAAGCCTGGAGTCGATCGCGCTGGCATTGAATCTAGCGGAGACGGGGCACCTGGTCTTTGTGCAGGTCGGACAGTCCAGTGCGGTCGATGCGCTCAAGCGGCTGGTACATGCCTTCCCCGAGAGCAACCGCGCCGAGGTCCAGCGCCAGCTCTCGAACAACCTGGTTGGTGTGGTCGCTCAGCAGCTTCTTCCTGCGATGGGCGGCGGTCGCGTCCCGGCGCTAGAGCTTCTGCTGGGAGTCCCTGCGGTTCGCGGAAAGCTCCGGCAGGGCGACTTTGACCTCCAGGCGATAATCGAAGAGAGTACGGGAATCGGGATGCAGACCATGGCGCAAGCCCTCAACGCGCTCGTCGCAAGCGGTACCATCACCGACGAAATGGCCCAGAGCCGGATGCCGGTTTTCTAA
- a CDS encoding uracil-DNA glycosylase encodes MNTATLPADWQAALVAEFSAPYFTALMEFVAAERATHPGAIFPAEDEVFNALTLTSLADVKVFILGQDPYPTRGHAHGLAFSVQPQVKPLPASLRNIVKELESDLGIGKPSSGSLIPWAKQGVLLLNTVLTVREGEANSHQKKGWEKFTDAVIRAVSAASTEPVVFILWGKPAQKKEELIDASKHTILKSAHPSPLSANTGFFGSKPFSQANAALKAAGRTEIDWSL; translated from the coding sequence ATGAACACCGCTACCCTTCCCGCCGACTGGCAGGCCGCCCTCGTCGCTGAGTTTTCCGCTCCCTACTTCACCGCCCTCATGGAGTTTGTCGCCGCCGAGCGCGCTACCCATCCGGGCGCGATCTTTCCCGCCGAGGATGAAGTCTTCAATGCCCTGACTCTAACATCGCTGGCCGACGTGAAGGTCTTTATTCTGGGCCAGGACCCGTACCCGACCCGCGGTCATGCCCATGGGCTGGCGTTCTCGGTGCAGCCACAGGTCAAGCCCCTGCCCGCATCGCTACGCAATATCGTTAAGGAGCTGGAGAGCGACCTGGGCATCGGTAAGCCCAGCTCGGGGAGCCTGATTCCCTGGGCCAAGCAGGGGGTCTTGCTGCTCAACACCGTGCTCACCGTGCGCGAGGGGGAGGCCAACTCGCACCAGAAAAAGGGCTGGGAGAAGTTCACCGATGCCGTGATCCGCGCCGTCAGCGCGGCGAGTACGGAGCCGGTGGTCTTTATCCTCTGGGGCAAGCCCGCGCAGAAAAAAGAGGAGCTGATCGATGCCAGCAAGCACACGATTCTCAAGTCTGCGCATCCCTCGCCGCTCTCCGCCAACACCGGGTTCTTTGGGAGCAAGCCCTTCTCGCAGGCCAATGCCGCACTGAAGGCTGCTGGGCGTACGGAGATCGACTGGTCCCTCTAG